A region from the Bombyx mori chromosome 15, ASM3026992v2 genome encodes:
- the LOC101742672 gene encoding uncharacterized protein LOC101742672 isoform X3, whose product MYHPYKTRWSTRRDASVLKPDEWISVNSPRLRPFGMVTKSASGTEENTKVLKEEPHEVKLEEKSKVVYAVGERCLARWRDNRRFMATIQKDLGNGAYEIIFDDGFLWKCTTTRLYKWKPGKHDTLTVDTNMPSPTTSASSPIQTGGPINSNAPSTPVFFNNHLFDPKRDYLSSKSERREMKRKLNIKEIFNIGQKRQKIPKDKDKEKVPTVRKPRILKKRRNMKPGPVKVETTKAVNQNEIPDAVASIIGTLKKEESQDPEATSEGVTENETRSNVDAAKVESNDCDNVSKPVDTRKQIYSFDSDEYKLDFDPVLKEEVKLEKFEKIDDSKHEEVIDRIKEVINKLEDGLNNVDKPLTPKPFILKPSTPKSSVPKPPTPKPTTPKPETTALEPPTTNNSEQSGEQMLAAEELRVEEVVDVVENTEKLPVESDSTTSMANVKDKPKKLSKIKKGKKLRLLQEKKVKKQVEKVKSELEVMKKQMKQMRKEMLLKTQQLASGAQMPESFMLPGEWCCKWVDGQPLGTVSEIPCEVKLDGDGKPGLPRRSVQVEDKRLPPGWTKHMVRRSLGHSAGKWDVVLVSPNNRRFHTKTDMRNFLENNADVSLKAHENALMDFGLHLKLSSRLGWITHTPEGVAEGPTLPSGLLSITSPIVKKNKKFSPNKDGKKEKKKKRFTLKLKIPRFKLSQNEDMKPDEDVTSCEPSSYASGADAPLNDPALEPLEDGYVYVGSLKVQISDNLLKCPAEGCYKNFRNSALLQMHIKHYHRELKKMLGATPKVLDLAYARTKPVRGQVKKKPKRPRVLKPKRLEPKAEAFEMKPDALESAPVTPDSTESFLKLQDSPKLRDALVSKPVKRPRVLLPVRRPEDQASNEEVLQDSESDLVGAQTPILDFETAISTHTVTKPLLEKLKRAHNRKFASVSQKQSEDEDWFMGTSDVDTRSSFPGSGTPDSKSTDVKQHQPVSSESNNEEKDNNMYMYNESGERIKIVHMKREEIINCHCGFREEDGLMVQCELCLCWQHALCHNIQSESQVPEKYTCSICLNPRRGRRSRRFAHEQELEFQGRAAGGRPLGALRRAHELSGNLLRLRDSLHALALHYHVALKKNHPKLYLWAKDWDQAEVAQTQGKFNSDYSDLNIMISALGKENLPIKPEDVRDLQMDVRLTPGEEDGDRFLQRDSQAAPTAMLGGMLSSPGGTSLDLPISTSELEKLAKSVEEQELVRAPQPEAAIDNNVCRERLLRHITCCQALLDARLDSIEAQVAELESQDPSFEDDETPDYFPRTKQTVQMLLRDLDTMEELALVT is encoded by the exons atgtatcatcCGTACAAAACGCGGTGGTCGACTCGAAGAGACGCGAG TGTTCTTAAGCCTGACGAATGGATCAGCGTGAACAGTCCCAGATTGAGACCGTTCGGAATGGTGACAAAATCAGCTTCCGGTACAGAGGAGAATACAAAGGTTTTGAAGGAGGAACCGCATGAGGTGAAACTCGAAGAAAAGTCTAAAGTGGTGTACGCTGTGGGAGAGAGGTGCTTGGCTCGTTGGAGAGACAACAGAAGGTTTATGGCTACCATACAAAAAGATTTAGGAAACG GCGCTTACGAGATTATATTCGACGATGGTTTCCTATGGAAATGTACAACAACAAGGTTGTACAAATGGAAACCGGGCAAACACGATACTCTCACGGTGGACACGAATATGCCTTCGCCTACAACGTCTGCGTCTTCGCCCATCCAAACCGGCGGGCCGATCAATTCGAACGCGCCCTCCACACCGGTTTTCTTCAACAACCATTTGTTTGATCCGAAACGCGACTATTTGAGTTCGAAAAGCGAACGTCGCGAAATGAAAAGGAAACTCAACATTAAGGAGATATTTAACATCGGCCAAAAGCGACAAAAGATACCGAAAGATaaggacaaagaaaaagtgCCGACAGTGAGAAAACCTAGAATCCTTAAAAAGAGACGGAATATGAAGCCGGGGCCGGTTAAGGTGGAGACGACGAAGGCAGTAAATCAAAACGAGATCCCTG ACGCAGTCGCATCAATAATCGGTACTCTGAAGAAAGAAGAATCACAAGACCCTGAAGCTACGTCTGAAGGTGTAACAGAAAACGAAACTCGATCTAATGTGGATGCAGCGAAAGTAGAGAGTAACGACTGTGATAATGTTAGTAAGCCAGTAGATACCCGTAAACAGATCTACAGTTTCGATAGCGATGAATATAAACTAGATTTCGACCCA GTATTAAAGGAGGAAGTTAAACTAGAGAAATTCGAAAAGATTGACGATTCCAAACACGAAGAAGTAATTGATAGAATCAAGGAAGTGATTAACAAACTTGAGGATGGCTTAAATAATGTTGACAAACCGCTGACACCTAAACCTTTTATTTTGAAACCGTCGACACCGAAATCGTCTGTACCCAAACCACCCACTCCAAAGCCAACGACTCCCAAACCAGAAACAACAGCACTTGAACCTCCAACTACAAATAACAGTGAACAGTCTGGAGAACAAATGTTAGCAGCAGAAGAATTAAGAGTAGAAGAGGTAGTAGATGTTGTTGAGAACACCGAAAAATTGCCAGTGGAGAGTGATTCAACAACAAGTATGGCAAATGTAAAGGATAAACCAAAGAAGCTATCGAAGATTAAGAAAGGAAAGAAACTGAGGTTGTTGCAAGAGAAAAAGGTAAAGAAACAAGTGGAGAAAGTGAAGAGCGAGTTAGAAGTGATGAAGAAGCAGATGAAGCAGATGAGGAAGGAGATGTTGCTGAAGACGCAGCAGCTTGCTAGTGGCGCGCAGATGCCGGAGAGCTTCATGCTTCCCGGCGAGTGGTGCTGCAAGTGGGTGGATGGGCAGCCCCTGGGCACCGTCAGCGAGATACCGTGCGAGGTCAAACTCGACGGGGACGGCAAACCGGGTTTGCCTCGGAGAAGTGTGCAG GTTGAAGACAAAAGACTGCCGCCCGGTTGGACGAAGCACATGGTGCGCCGGAGCCTAGGACATTCAGCCGGCAAGTGGGATGTTGTTTTGGTcag CCCTAACAATCGCCGCTTCCACACGAAGACGGACATGCGAAATTTCTTGGAAAACAACGCAGATGTCTCACTGAAGGCTCACGAGAATGCTCTCATGGATTTTGGGTTGCACCTGAAGCTGTCCAGTCGCCTCGGCTGGATCACGCACACTCCGGAGGGCGTGGCCGAAGGGCCGACCCTACCATCTGGGCTGTTGAGTATCACGTCTCCGATCGTCAAGAAAAATAAGAAGTTTAGTCCGAACAAGGACGGGAAGAaggagaagaaaaagaagaggttcacattaaaattgaaaattcctCGCTTTAAACTGAGCCAAAAT GAAGACATGAAACCCGATGAAGACGTAACTAGCTGTGAGCCTTCGAGCTACGCATCTGGTGCCGATGCCCCACTCAACGATCCAGCTCTGGAACCTTTGGAAGATGGTTATG TATACGTGGGTTCATTAAAAGTTCAGATATCAGACAATCTGTTGAAGTGTCCGGCCGAAGGATGCTACAAGAATTTCCGAAACAGTGCCCTTCTACAGATGCATATTAAACACTATCACAGGGAGTTGAAGAAAATGTTAGGAGCGACCCCTAAAGTTCTTGATCTGGCCTATGCAAGAACTAAACCGGTCAGAGGTCAAGTTAAGAAGAAACCTAAAAGGCCAAGGGTGCTGAAACCGAAACGACTAGAGCCGAAAGCGGAGGCGTTTGAAATGAAACCGGACGCGTTGGAGTCTGCGCCCGTCACGCCGGACAGTACGGAGAGCTTCCTAAAGCTGCAAGACTCGCCGAAGCTCCGCGACGCGCTCGTCAGCAAACCGGTGAAGCGGCCTCGCGTGCTgctgccggtccggcgtcccgaagaCCAGGCATCCAACGAGGAAGTGCTGCAGGACAGCGAGTCCGACCTGGTCGGCGCTCAGACGCCCATCTTGGACTTCGAAACGGCCATATCGACACACACGGTCACCAAGCCTTTACTCGAGAAACTAAAGAGGGCTCACAACAGGAAGTTCGCGTCGGTTTCGCAGAAGCAAAGCGAAGACGAGGACTGGTTCATGGGCACGTCGGATGTGGACACTCGGTCTAGCTTCCCGGGCTCCGGGACTCCAGATTCCAAAAGCACGGACGTGAAACAGCATCAGCCCGTCTCGTCGGAATCCAACAACGAGGAAAAAGATAACAACATGTACATGTATAATGAAA gcggGGAAAGAATTAAAATAGTACACATGAAGCGCGAAGAGATCATCAACTGCCACTGCGGGTTCCGCGAGGAGGACGGTCTGATGGTGCAGTGCGAGCTCTGTCTGTGCTGGCAACACGCGCTCTGCCACAACATACAGAGCGAGTCGCAG GTGCCCGAGAAGTACACGTGCAGCATATGCCTGAACCCGCGGCGCGGGCGGCGCTCTCGCCGGTTCGCGCACGAGCAGGAGCTGGAGTTCCAGGGGCGCGCGGCGGGCGGGCGGCCGCTGGGGGCGCTGCGCCGCGCGCACGAGCTGTCCGGGAACCTGCTGCGGCTGCGGGACTCGCTGCACGCGCTCGCCCTGCACTACCACGTCGCGCT TAAAAAGAATCATCCGAAATTATACCTCTGGGCCAAGGACTGGGATCAGGCTGAGGTAGCGCAGACCCAAGGGAAGTTTAATTCTGATTATTCTGACCTAAACATAATGATAAGCGCTTTGGGCAAAGAAAACCTGCCCATCAAACCCGAAGACGTTAGGGATCTGCAAATGGACGTGCGGTTGACGCCCGGTGAAGAGGACGGCGACAG GTTTCTTCAGCGCGACAGTCAGGCGGCGCCGACCGCTATGCTCGGCGGGATGCTTTCAAGTCCCGGTGGAACTTCCCTGGACTTGCCTATAAGCACTTCAGAGTTGGAAAAGTTGGCGAAATCCGTTGAAG AACAAGAGTTGGTGAGGGCGCCACAACCCGAGGCGGCCATAGACAATAACGTGTGCCGGGAACGACTTCTGCGGCACATTACGTGCTGCCAGGCTCTGCTCGACGCCAGACTAGACTCCATCGAAGCACAGGTCGCAG AATTAGAATCACAAGACCCATCGTTTGAAGATGATGAGACACCTGATTACTTTCCGCGGACAAAACAGACTGTTCAGATGCTGTTACGAGACCTTGACACCATGGAAGAATTGGCTCTCGTCACTTAG
- the LOC101742672 gene encoding uncharacterized protein LOC101742672 isoform X4 has translation MYHPYKTRWSTRRDASVLKPDEWISVNSPRLRPFGMVTKSASGTEENTKVLKEEPHEVKLEEKSKVVYAVGERCLARWRDNRRFMATIQKDLGNGAYEIIFDDGFLWKCTTTRLYKWKPGKHDTLTVDTNMPSPTTSASSPIQTGGPINSNAPSTPVFFNNHLFDPKRDYLSSKSERREMKRKLNIKEIFNIGQKRQKIPKDKDKEKVPTVRKPRILKKRRNMKPGPVKVETTKAVNQNEIPDAVASIIGTLKKEESQDPEATSEGVTENETRSNVDAAKVESNDCDNVLKEEVKLEKFEKIDDSKHEEVIDRIKEVINKLEDGLNNVDKPLTPKPFILKPSTPKSSVPKPPTPKPTTPKPETTALEPPTTNNSEQSGEQMLAAEELRVEEVVDVVENTEKLPVESDSTTSMANVKDKPKKLSKIKKGKKLRLLQEKKVKKQVEKVKSELEVMKKQMKQMRKEMLLKTQQLASGAQMPESFMLPGEWCCKWVDGQPLGTVSEIPCEVKLDGDGKPGLPRRSVQVEDKRLPPGWTKHMVRRSLGHSAGKWDVVLVSPNNRRFHTKTDMRNFLENNADVSLKAHENALMDFGLHLKLSSRLGWITHTPEGVAEGPTLPSGLLSITSPIVKKNKKFSPNKDGKKEKKKKRFTLKLKIPRFKLSQNEDMKPDEDVTSCEPSSYASGADAPLNDPALEPLEDGYVYVGSLKVQISDNLLKCPAEGCYKNFRNSALLQMHIKHYHRELKKMLGATPKVLDLAYARTKPVRGQVKKKPKRPRVLKPKRLEPKAEAFEMKPDALESAPVTPDSTESFLKLQDSPKLRDALVSKPVKRPRVLLPVRRPEDQASNEEVLQDSESDLVGAQTPILDFETAISTHTVTKPLLEKLKRAHNRKFASVSQKQSEDEDWFMGTSDVDTRSSFPGSGTPDSKSTDVKQHQPVSSESNNEEKDNNMYMYNESGERIKIVHMKREEIINCHCGFREEDGLMVQCELCLCWQHALCHNIQSESQVPEKYTCSICLNPRRGRRSRRFAHEQELEFQGRAAGGRPLGALRRAHELSGNLLRLRDSLHALALHYHVALKKNHPKLYLWAKDWDQAEVAQTQGKFNSDYSDLNIMISALGKENLPIKPEDVRDLQMDVRLTPGEEDGDRFLQRDSQAAPTAMLGGMLSSPGGTSLDLPISTSELEKLAKSVEEQELVRAPQPEAAIDNNVCRERLLRHITCCQALLDARLDSIEAQVAELESQDPSFEDDETPDYFPRTKQTVQMLLRDLDTMEELALVT, from the exons atgtatcatcCGTACAAAACGCGGTGGTCGACTCGAAGAGACGCGAG TGTTCTTAAGCCTGACGAATGGATCAGCGTGAACAGTCCCAGATTGAGACCGTTCGGAATGGTGACAAAATCAGCTTCCGGTACAGAGGAGAATACAAAGGTTTTGAAGGAGGAACCGCATGAGGTGAAACTCGAAGAAAAGTCTAAAGTGGTGTACGCTGTGGGAGAGAGGTGCTTGGCTCGTTGGAGAGACAACAGAAGGTTTATGGCTACCATACAAAAAGATTTAGGAAACG GCGCTTACGAGATTATATTCGACGATGGTTTCCTATGGAAATGTACAACAACAAGGTTGTACAAATGGAAACCGGGCAAACACGATACTCTCACGGTGGACACGAATATGCCTTCGCCTACAACGTCTGCGTCTTCGCCCATCCAAACCGGCGGGCCGATCAATTCGAACGCGCCCTCCACACCGGTTTTCTTCAACAACCATTTGTTTGATCCGAAACGCGACTATTTGAGTTCGAAAAGCGAACGTCGCGAAATGAAAAGGAAACTCAACATTAAGGAGATATTTAACATCGGCCAAAAGCGACAAAAGATACCGAAAGATaaggacaaagaaaaagtgCCGACAGTGAGAAAACCTAGAATCCTTAAAAAGAGACGGAATATGAAGCCGGGGCCGGTTAAGGTGGAGACGACGAAGGCAGTAAATCAAAACGAGATCCCTG ACGCAGTCGCATCAATAATCGGTACTCTGAAGAAAGAAGAATCACAAGACCCTGAAGCTACGTCTGAAGGTGTAACAGAAAACGAAACTCGATCTAATGTGGATGCAGCGAAAGTAGAGAGTAACGACTGTGATAAT GTATTAAAGGAGGAAGTTAAACTAGAGAAATTCGAAAAGATTGACGATTCCAAACACGAAGAAGTAATTGATAGAATCAAGGAAGTGATTAACAAACTTGAGGATGGCTTAAATAATGTTGACAAACCGCTGACACCTAAACCTTTTATTTTGAAACCGTCGACACCGAAATCGTCTGTACCCAAACCACCCACTCCAAAGCCAACGACTCCCAAACCAGAAACAACAGCACTTGAACCTCCAACTACAAATAACAGTGAACAGTCTGGAGAACAAATGTTAGCAGCAGAAGAATTAAGAGTAGAAGAGGTAGTAGATGTTGTTGAGAACACCGAAAAATTGCCAGTGGAGAGTGATTCAACAACAAGTATGGCAAATGTAAAGGATAAACCAAAGAAGCTATCGAAGATTAAGAAAGGAAAGAAACTGAGGTTGTTGCAAGAGAAAAAGGTAAAGAAACAAGTGGAGAAAGTGAAGAGCGAGTTAGAAGTGATGAAGAAGCAGATGAAGCAGATGAGGAAGGAGATGTTGCTGAAGACGCAGCAGCTTGCTAGTGGCGCGCAGATGCCGGAGAGCTTCATGCTTCCCGGCGAGTGGTGCTGCAAGTGGGTGGATGGGCAGCCCCTGGGCACCGTCAGCGAGATACCGTGCGAGGTCAAACTCGACGGGGACGGCAAACCGGGTTTGCCTCGGAGAAGTGTGCAG GTTGAAGACAAAAGACTGCCGCCCGGTTGGACGAAGCACATGGTGCGCCGGAGCCTAGGACATTCAGCCGGCAAGTGGGATGTTGTTTTGGTcag CCCTAACAATCGCCGCTTCCACACGAAGACGGACATGCGAAATTTCTTGGAAAACAACGCAGATGTCTCACTGAAGGCTCACGAGAATGCTCTCATGGATTTTGGGTTGCACCTGAAGCTGTCCAGTCGCCTCGGCTGGATCACGCACACTCCGGAGGGCGTGGCCGAAGGGCCGACCCTACCATCTGGGCTGTTGAGTATCACGTCTCCGATCGTCAAGAAAAATAAGAAGTTTAGTCCGAACAAGGACGGGAAGAaggagaagaaaaagaagaggttcacattaaaattgaaaattcctCGCTTTAAACTGAGCCAAAAT GAAGACATGAAACCCGATGAAGACGTAACTAGCTGTGAGCCTTCGAGCTACGCATCTGGTGCCGATGCCCCACTCAACGATCCAGCTCTGGAACCTTTGGAAGATGGTTATG TATACGTGGGTTCATTAAAAGTTCAGATATCAGACAATCTGTTGAAGTGTCCGGCCGAAGGATGCTACAAGAATTTCCGAAACAGTGCCCTTCTACAGATGCATATTAAACACTATCACAGGGAGTTGAAGAAAATGTTAGGAGCGACCCCTAAAGTTCTTGATCTGGCCTATGCAAGAACTAAACCGGTCAGAGGTCAAGTTAAGAAGAAACCTAAAAGGCCAAGGGTGCTGAAACCGAAACGACTAGAGCCGAAAGCGGAGGCGTTTGAAATGAAACCGGACGCGTTGGAGTCTGCGCCCGTCACGCCGGACAGTACGGAGAGCTTCCTAAAGCTGCAAGACTCGCCGAAGCTCCGCGACGCGCTCGTCAGCAAACCGGTGAAGCGGCCTCGCGTGCTgctgccggtccggcgtcccgaagaCCAGGCATCCAACGAGGAAGTGCTGCAGGACAGCGAGTCCGACCTGGTCGGCGCTCAGACGCCCATCTTGGACTTCGAAACGGCCATATCGACACACACGGTCACCAAGCCTTTACTCGAGAAACTAAAGAGGGCTCACAACAGGAAGTTCGCGTCGGTTTCGCAGAAGCAAAGCGAAGACGAGGACTGGTTCATGGGCACGTCGGATGTGGACACTCGGTCTAGCTTCCCGGGCTCCGGGACTCCAGATTCCAAAAGCACGGACGTGAAACAGCATCAGCCCGTCTCGTCGGAATCCAACAACGAGGAAAAAGATAACAACATGTACATGTATAATGAAA gcggGGAAAGAATTAAAATAGTACACATGAAGCGCGAAGAGATCATCAACTGCCACTGCGGGTTCCGCGAGGAGGACGGTCTGATGGTGCAGTGCGAGCTCTGTCTGTGCTGGCAACACGCGCTCTGCCACAACATACAGAGCGAGTCGCAG GTGCCCGAGAAGTACACGTGCAGCATATGCCTGAACCCGCGGCGCGGGCGGCGCTCTCGCCGGTTCGCGCACGAGCAGGAGCTGGAGTTCCAGGGGCGCGCGGCGGGCGGGCGGCCGCTGGGGGCGCTGCGCCGCGCGCACGAGCTGTCCGGGAACCTGCTGCGGCTGCGGGACTCGCTGCACGCGCTCGCCCTGCACTACCACGTCGCGCT TAAAAAGAATCATCCGAAATTATACCTCTGGGCCAAGGACTGGGATCAGGCTGAGGTAGCGCAGACCCAAGGGAAGTTTAATTCTGATTATTCTGACCTAAACATAATGATAAGCGCTTTGGGCAAAGAAAACCTGCCCATCAAACCCGAAGACGTTAGGGATCTGCAAATGGACGTGCGGTTGACGCCCGGTGAAGAGGACGGCGACAG GTTTCTTCAGCGCGACAGTCAGGCGGCGCCGACCGCTATGCTCGGCGGGATGCTTTCAAGTCCCGGTGGAACTTCCCTGGACTTGCCTATAAGCACTTCAGAGTTGGAAAAGTTGGCGAAATCCGTTGAAG AACAAGAGTTGGTGAGGGCGCCACAACCCGAGGCGGCCATAGACAATAACGTGTGCCGGGAACGACTTCTGCGGCACATTACGTGCTGCCAGGCTCTGCTCGACGCCAGACTAGACTCCATCGAAGCACAGGTCGCAG AATTAGAATCACAAGACCCATCGTTTGAAGATGATGAGACACCTGATTACTTTCCGCGGACAAAACAGACTGTTCAGATGCTGTTACGAGACCTTGACACCATGGAAGAATTGGCTCTCGTCACTTAG